In the Acidimicrobiales bacterium genome, GGGGACGGTGGTGGTGTCGTACCTCACCGCCGACAAGGACACCTTCAACGTCGCCTTCTTCTTGAGCGGGGCGCTCGTCCTCGTCGCCCTCGTCACCCGTCGTCAGGACTTCCCCTTCGCCGGCGATCCCACGACCCGCCTCGGCGGGGTGCTGCGCGCCGCGGGCCTCGCGCTCGCCGGCCTCTCCTACGGCGTCGTCGCGGTGATGCTCAACCGCGCCGCCGCGGGGCTGCGTGTTCACTTCCTCCCCGCGGTGCACGCCACGCTCTACGCCCTCGTCCTCGGCGCGCCGCCGAGCTCGGCGCTGCTCCCCGACGACTTCGGCGCCTGGTTCCCGTGGTCGCTGCGGGCGATCGTCGCCCTCGCCGTGATCTGGGGCACGGTGACGTGGTTCGCCCCCTGGCACCACCGCCCCGTCGAGGGGGCCGAGCGGCGCGAGCACGCCCATTCGCTCGTCGCCACCTTCGGCGGCGACACGCTCGCCCCCTTCACGCTGCGACGCGACAAGGCCCTCTACCTGCATCCCGAGGGGCCAGACGCCGCCGGCTCGGCGAGCACGCTCATCGCCTACCGGGTCGTGCGCGGCGTGGCGCTCGTCTCCGGCGACCCGATCGGGCCGCCGAGCGAGGCGGCGGCCGCGATCGCCGCCTTCCGCGCGATGTGCGCGGCGCACGGCTGGCGCTTCGCGCTGCTCGGCGCGAGCGACCGCCTCCTCGACACCTACCGGGCCGCCGGCCTGCGGCCCCTCTACCACGGCGACGAGGCAATCGTCGGGACCGCCGGCTTTTCGCTCGGGGGCGGGGAGATGAAGAGCGTACGCCAGGCCGTGCACCGCCTCGAGCGCAAGGGCTACCGGATCGAGATCCTCACCGCCGGCGAGCTCGGGGAGGCCGAGCGGGGCGAGCTCTCGGCGCTCGAGGAGCGCTGGCTCGGCGGCGCGAAGCGGAAGGGCTTCGTGATGGAGCTCGACGAGCTCTTCCGCCTCGACGGTGACGACGCCCTGTTCGTCATCGGACGCGACGGCGCCGGCGTCCTCGTCGGCTTCCTCGAGATCGCGGTCTGCCCGGCCAGCTCCTCGCTCTCGCTCTCCTCGATGCCGCGCGCCGAGGAGGCGCCGAACGGCCTCAACGCGGCGCTCATCGTGAGCGCTATCTCCTGGGCCGGGGAGCACGGCTTCGAGGCGCTCTCCCTCAACTTCTCCCCGGCGGCGCGCCTCCTCGACCGGGACGCCCGGCGAACGGGGCTGCGCCGCGTCGCCCGCCGCCTGGTGCTCGTCGCGAAGCGCCTCCTCGGCCTGCAGCTCGACAACCTGATGATGTTCAACCGCCACTTCGGCCCGCGCTGGCAGCCCCGCTACCTCGTCGTCGAGCGCCTGCGCCACCTCCCGAGGGTCCTCGTCTCGGCGATGGCCGCCGAGCGCTACCTGCCCTTCGCCGACCTGTTGCGGGGGAGGGACTGGCGGCGCGTCGAGGAGGCGGAGAGCCCCGAGCCCTCCCGGCGATGAGGCTCGCCGGCGGCCTCGTGCTGGCCCTCGCCTCCGCCGCCTGCTTCGCCGCCAGCTACGCCGGGCAGCACCATGCGGCGGCCGACCTCGAGCGGCTCCACCTCCGCCATCCGCTCGCCGCCGCCCGCCAGCTCCTCGGGGCACCCCTCTGGCTCCTCGGCTACCTCGCGAGCTGGGTCGGGTGGGGGCTCTACATCGCGGCGCTCGCGCTCGCGCCCCTCTCGCTCGTGCAGGCCGCCAACGCCGCGGCCATCGCCCTCCTCGTGCTCGCCGTGCGGCGGCGGGGTGCCGCGGGCGGTGGCCGCGGCGAGCGGTTCGGCGCGCTCGCGGCCGCGGCCGGTCTCGTGATGGTGCTCACCACGTTGCGCGAGGGCAACGAGCATGCCCCGAGCGTCGCCACCGTCGTCGTCCTCGTCGCCTGCTGCCTGGTGGCATTCGCGCTCGCGCTCGCGCTCGCGCCGCAGGGCTGGCGGGGGGTCGTGCTCGGCGCCGGCTCGGGGCTCAGCTACGGCGCCGGCGACGTCGCCACCAAGGCGGCCGTCCTCGGCCGGCCGCTCCTCGTCCCGCTCTTCCTCGGCTGCGCGGCGCTCGGCTTCGTGGCCCTGCAGCTCAGCTATCAGCGCACCGGGCTGCTGGCGAGCGCCGGCCTCTCGGCGCTGTGCACCAACGCGATCCCGATCGCCGCCGGCGCCGCCCTCTTCGGCGAGGCCCCGGCGGGCACGGCTGCGCTGGCTGTGCGCTGCGCGGGCTTCGCCGCGGTCGTCTGCGGGGCGATCGCGATCGCCGGTAGCGGCCGCCCCGCCGAGGTCGCCTCAGCCCGGTGAGCGAGCGCGCCGCGCCGCGACGAGCAGCGCCGGAACGGCGAAGCTGAGGACGCTCGACAGCGTGAGGAAGAGGTGCTGCAGGGTCACCGCGGGGCGCGTCGAGAAGTGGTTGGCGAGGAAGACGAGGCCGGTCCCGCTCCAGGCGAGGACGAGCGCCCCCCCGATGAGCAGCGTCGGCGGCGGCCCCGCTGCGGCCGCTCGCCGCAGCGCCGAGAGCGCGGCGACGAAGAGGGCGAACACGGCGAGGCCGGTGAGGACGTCGTCCACGTTCGGCCGTGAGAGGTCGGCGCCGCAGCCGGTGAGGTCGCTCTCCCCACAGCCGATCGGGAGCAGCGAATCGACCGCCGTGAGCAGGCCGAACAGGGCGTAGGCGGCGAGCGCGACGGGCGGCGGGCGGTCGCCGTCGCGTCTGCGGGCGAGGAGCAGGCCGCTCGCCAGCACGGTGGCCGCGCCGGTGACGCAGTCGAGGAGCGAGAAGAGCCAGGAATAGGGCTGACCGTGCGACCCGAGGTCGCTCGCGAGGCCCGACGAGGCGAGCGCGGGGTTGACGACCGAGCCCAGTGGCCAGGAGCAGTAGGCGAGCCCGCTCAGCAGGCCGAGGAGGAGGACGACCCAACCGAACAGCGGGCGCTCCGAGCCGGGGGACCCCCGCGCCACCGCGGGGCTGGTCGCGGTGAGCTCGCCGGTGTCGGGCATCGGGTCCGATCTTTCCCCACCACGCCCCCCCACGGCCATTGGGCGTGGCCGCCGCGCGAGGGGCGCCGAAGAAGAGGAACTACGGAGTAGGGCCCTCGCACCTTCGAGTTACTGCTCTCCCGGCGAGCCGGAGGTGATTTCTGAGCCCCGCTGCGCCCTCTGGCCAGCCACCTGGCAGCGACCCGCCGACGCCGTCCAGTCGTGAGGTCGAGGAATTTTCGTCGAGCGATCGGACCTGCTCCCGATGCGGCCATCTTATATTCTAACTTATTATAATCTAGCCTATAGAGTGCCGGGGTGGTTGCGGGTTCCCAGTGAGCCGGGGAAGTTCGCAATACCCCGGCTGATAATAATCCGGAATATAAGGAACACCATGACCGACGTCGGGATCTTTGAGTGGCCCCCCGTGGCGAGCTTCATCGATCGCGAGGAGCATCTCGCCCGGCTGGACGAGTGGTGGGGGGGTGCACAGGAGCTCCCCATCAACCTGCACGGTCGCCGCCGGACCGGGAAGTCGTGGCTCTTTCGACGCTTCGCGCATGGCAAGCCCGCCATCATCCTCGTCGCGCGCAAGGCGGCAGCGGGAAAGCAGCTCAAGGACTTCGCTGAACAGCTCGAAGGCGCCCTTGGCATCCGCCCCGACATCCCCGACGTCCCCACCCTGTTTCGCGTGCTCCTGCGTTCCGCGCGAGACCGACGCATCCTCGCGGTCATCGACGAGTTCCCATATCTCCTACCGCGCTCAAAAACCGACACGGATCGAGTGCTCAGCGCCATCGCCGCAGTGTTGGAAGACGAGCGCGACCACTCGCTCTTGAAACTCGTCCTCAGCGGATCGACGACCGCCGTGATGACTTCCCTCCAGCAAGAGAAGAACCCGATGTACGGCCGCCTCACCCCGCTCGTTCTCCGCCCGCTCGAGTACGAGAAGGCGACCGCGTTTCTAACCACGCTCGAGCCCATCGGGCGCTTTGAGCGTTACGCCATCAGCGGCGGCATGCCGAGGTACCTCTCGCTGCTTGGTGACGGTGACCTCCGAACGACCATTTGCCGCCGGATTCTTGACCAGAATGCTCCGCTCTTCAACGAGGTGCGCACTTCCATTGAGCAGGAACTCATCCAGTCCGGGACGTACTTCTCGATCCTCGAAATCCTGGCGGGCGGCGCCAAGGAGACGGCAGAAATTGCCGCCGCCATGCAAAGCAAACTCAGCGAGGTCACGAACTATCTCAGCACCCTTCATGACGTTGGGCTCGTGGAGCGAGAGAATCCGTTCGGCGCACTCGCCGGCTCGAAGTCGGGCCACTGGCGTTTGACGGATCCGTTTTTTGCCTTCTGGTTCCGGTTCGTCTATCCCTTCCAGGATTCGCTTGAGAGCGGGCTTCCGCCATTTGACCTGTTCGACTCCGAAGTCGCGCCGGCGCTTTCGCAACTTGTCTCGATCGTCTTCGAGGACTGGGCGCGTCGGTGGACGCGCATGCATCTCGGGCCGGTAGCGACGACAGTCGGTCGCTGGTGGGGCCGCTCGCTCGACTCACTCAGGAAGAGCGGAGAGCGCACGAGTGAGGAAATCGACATCGTGGGGGCTGCCCGCTCCAGAGTGAACGTCGTCGGAGAGGCAAAGTGGCGTGCAGGAGCAATGCGCGCCGACGTGGTCAAGGAGCTGGATGAATTCAAGATCCCAGCGCTCCGGCAAGCCGGATTCAAGGTTTCCGGCGAGCTGAAGATCGTGCTCATGTCGAAGAACGGATACGCACCCGGCCTCGAGCGGCTAGCGGAATCGGACGATCGCCTCATCCTCGTCGACGTCCCAGCCCAACTGGCGCCGTAGCGGCGGGAGATCCGGCTCCAGCTCCGGCGATCCTCGCGTGAGTTCGAACTCCATGGCCCGAATTGGCGAGCTGACCAGTGACGCTAGAGATCGATGAGCAACGGCGGGCGACCTGGACAGACAGGCTCAAGAGCATGAAGGTGTTAACCCGCGACTGGTTCGGCGCTCGGGGTGACGGCCGCGAGCACCAGGCCGAGTGGACGGAGCAATCTCGCGAGCGTGTCCTGGGTGGGGTTCGCGCGAACCGTACCGCTTCTTACGGCTCTTCCAGTAGGTGATGAAGCTCCCCTCGAGTAGAACGCCACGCGGACCGCGTTTCTGCCACGAGGCCGTTTCAGGGTGCAGGGAACGGAAGCGTGCGAGTTCCTTCTTGCCTGCCTTGATTTCACGGTCCTGTCGACGCTTCGAGTCGTCGGCCGCCTTGTCGTACCCCGCTATCAGCAGGATGATTTTGTCGCCGTAGGCGTAGCAGAACACCCTGAGCAAGATCTTGTCGTCGCCGGTAGCAGCTTCAATCTTCTCGGCAAGGTCGGGGCGGACCCTGTTCAGAATCTCCTTCTCGTCGTGCCGAAGGCGGAACTCAAACAGCCCCTTCCCGAGCTGCTTGCCGAACTCGGAACGCGAAGGCCCGGGCACCGGAGCTGCGACGCCAGCAGCCGCCGGGCACCCTGGCAGCAGCCTGACCTTCGACGCCCAGACGGGCGGTTAGGGCGCGCCCCGGCATCGGTCGATCCCCGATCGCGGCGCTCGCCAGGGCCCGGATCGTCCAAGGCCCGACCCGTAGACTGATGTTCAAGGCTAAAGCTGCACCTGGACAGGGTTTTCCTGAACGAATTCTGCAGCTTCCAGCCCTCGTAGCTCAGGGGAAAGAGCAGCGGTTTCCTAAACCGCGTGTCGCAGGTTCGAGTCCTGCCGGGGGCACTAGCCGTGATCTTTCACGGGGCCTCGTGAGCTGACCGGCGCGCATCCGCGGAAAGACCCTCCTTGCAGGGGAAACTGGAGTTGTCGAGAAACCAGTTACACCACAAGAAGGGCCACTTCCGAGATGGAAACTACCAGCGCGCGTCCCGTGATCGTGGAACCCGGTGGGAGCGGTGTCGTCGCAAACGTCGGGCTCCACGCTCTTTGTGCCTTTGCCGATCGTTTGCGGCTCGGAGCTGTGCTCTCGTCGGCGATCCCGAAACGGTCCGAACGGTTCGCGCTGCACGATCGCGGCAAGGTGCTCGTCCAGCTGATGGCGGTGATCGCCGGCGGTGGGGAGAGCTGCGCGGACATCGAGTACCTGCGCAGAGAGCCCTCGCTGTTCGGGTTTGTTCCGTCGGATTCGACCTCCTCTGCCTCGATGGGTCACTCGCCGCCGCACGACCGAAGACGGTCCGGTGGAGCTTCTTCCACGCTCCGGGACGCCTCGTCCGATCCGCGCGTCGCGAGATCGTGCGCGTGCTCGACGGCTGGCCCGACGCCGAGGCCCTGCTGTCCGCCTACAGACGGATCGCGCTCATCACCTGAGCGCCACCAAATCAAAGGATCGGCACCGCCCGGCTTCGCCACGCCCACAACCGGGTCAAAAACGGACGAGCAAGCGAAATGGCGGTCGGCCGGACCGAGAAGATCCCTCAATCACCGGAGCAGACGCGAACGACCGCCGGAACATGGCCGGAGGGCCTGCTCAGGAATTCTCGTGGCATCAGCGTAAGGCGACGTCTGGACCCAGCACCCTCGTCCGCAGCTTCCCGGCGCACTCTCGGGGCGGCATGCTTCGCCGGCGAGCGGACTCCCGGCTCACCGGGGCGGCGGTCATCGACGCGCCCGACGGCGGTGCCCCGCCTCCAGGCGCCCCTCGGCCGGCACGCCTGTGACGCCGCGAGGCGGCACCACAAGCGCCAGCACGGCGACAACCGCAGCCACCGCACCGGTCGTGATCATCACTGTCATCCCCGTCGTCATCGCTGCACTCCTCTACCGGTTCCACCGCGGCGTTCTGCCCGCCGGCTCCTCACCGGGACTCTTCCCGACGAGGGGTCGGGGGCGTAGGGCCGAACGTCACGAGATGAGTTCGATCGGACCGGTCGGTGGCCATGCGGGACTCTCCAAAGCGCTTGGTCAGCCCCGGCCCGAGGCGCTTAGCCGGCTGTGACGGCGCGACAGCGCGTCGATCGTCACGGCTGCCGTGAGGACCAGGCCCGTCACAATGAACTCCCACTCGACCTTCAGGCCGAGGAGATACATCCCGTTGTAGATACCGCCGATCACGAGGCCGCCGAGCACGCCGTGTGCTGCCTTACCGCGGCCGCCGAACAGGGAGGTGCCGCCGATGACGGCCGCCGCCACGGCGTACAGCACGAGCTGGCCACCGTTCACGTTGTTCGACATGCCGCCGAGATAGGACGCGTAGAGCAGCCCCGCAATGCCCCCGGTGACCGAGCACAGAACGAACGAGAGGGTACGGATGTTCTCAACGCTGATGCCCGCTCGGCGGGCCGCCTCGGGGTTCCCACCGATCGCGTAGACATACCGTCCAAAACGGGTCCGCTGGAGGACAAAGGTCCAGAGGCCGAGCACCCCGAGGACAATGAAGATCGCCCACGGCACGCCACGGATGGTCCCGACGACGGCGCGGTTGAGATTGCAGACCCAGACGACGCCGACGCCAATCGCGGCGAGGAGGCCGATCTTTAGGAGCGTGACCGCGACGGGCAGTGCCACGAGGCCGCTCCGCCGCCGACGGGCATCCCGGCGGTACATGGCCGCGCCCAGCACGAGAGCGAGGATCCCGAGCACTGCCCACCCCGCGGTCGGGCCGATGTGACCCCACATGAGGTTGTAGAGCGCTCGTAGGTTCGGCTTCGCTCCGGTCAGGCTTGGATATCCCGAGAAGGGCCCGAAGCCAAGGACGATCAGTAGCACGCCGTTGAAGACGAGCAGGCCACCGAGCGTCACGATGAACGACGGGAGGCGAAGGCGCGCGATCAACAGGCCCTGGATTGCCCCGATTGCTGCACAGCACAACAGCGCCACGGCAATCGCCGCGTACCACGGCCAGTTCGCGGTGCTCGGTTGCACCAGCTGAACGGCGATCGTCGCTCCGAGAGGACCGACGTAGCCGATCGAGAGGTCGATCTCGCCGAGCAGCAGAGCGAAGATCTCCGCCATCGCGAGAACCATGAAGACAGCGCTCTGCTGGAACAGGTTGACGACGTTGCCCGCCGAGAGGAAGACGTGGCCGGGACTGATCGTCTGGAAGACGATCACGATGGCGGCCAGCGCGACGAACACCGGCAACATGCCGCTCTCGCCACTGCGCACTCGGACCGCCTGTGCGCGCAGATATTCGCCGAGGGTCTGGGCGGTGATCTCAGGGGGAAGCAGGAGCGCGCTCGTCGGCGCCGCGGTCGGGTCCTCCGTCAGTGCCACCGCTGCGGCTGCCTCACCCGACGGGGCTCGCTGCTCCAGGGGTTCGCTGTCAACGTGCGTCACGGCCGGCCACCTCCTCTCGGCGCTGCGCGGCCTCGGTCGTCCCGAGCCGGCCGGTGGTCATGTACTCGATGACCTGTTGGCGGGTGAAGTCGGCGATGCTCGCCTCGAGCACCATCCGGCCGAGATAGAGGACGGCGATACGGTCCGCGACCTCGAACACATCGTTCAGGTTGTGCGAGATCAGCGCGACCGCCAATCCTCGGTCCCGCAGCCGACTGACGAGATCGAGAACCATTTCGGTCTGGGTCACGCCGAGCGCCGCGGTGGGCTCGTCCATAATGACGAGCTTGGAGTTCCACATCACCGCCTTGGCGACCGCGACCGACTGACGCTGTCCACCCGAAAGGGAACCCACCGGCTGGCGGATCGACTGGACGGTGGTGACCTTCAGCCCCGCGAGCGTCTGCGCGGCAAGGTGCTCCATCTCGTTCTCGTCGAGCAGGCCGAAGCGGAGCCGCTCGCGTCCGAGGAACATGTTCTGGACAATGTCGAGGTTGTCGGCGAGCGCCAGGTCCTGGTAAACGGTCTCGATCCCAAGCGCCGCAGCCTCGCGGGCGGAACGGATCCGCACCGGGCGGCCCTCGAAGAAGATCTGGCCACGATCGGACTCATGGGTACCGGCGATGCACTTGATGAGCACCGATTTCCCGGCTCCGTTATCGCCGCACAGGGCGGTCACGGTGCCGGCAGGCAGGTCGAGGCTCACGTCGGTCAGCGCCTGCACGGGGCCGAAGCTCTTGTAAAGGCCTCGCACCCTGAGGAGCGGTTCATCCGGGTTCAGCATGACGGGGGATCACTTTCTGCGCGAGTGGTGTGGACAGGGCCCGTCGGGCCGCCGCCGTAGGCGGC is a window encoding:
- a CDS encoding phosphatidylglycerol lysyltransferase domain-containing protein, which produces MPELLRAPARVVLMAVGLIALSGAVAGWCYLLRAPTAGWPGPRFADALPLDELPGHDAVPMVVFVGVVAVASLLAGYLARSLGFDGFAIALAVGAGIGGFLYIASAISLFVVRQSSLDAAFDTTRDLPPVYVAAVLFALGVAVIARRPSGEQWLTRLLPAAVGLLGVIEVLSATLPRSSGEEHALGGLLTGSTSPVTRTVEVMIGIVLLLAARGLGRRGRRAFAFAAALIVISLGVGTVVVSYLTADKDTFNVAFFLSGALVLVALVTRRQDFPFAGDPTTRLGGVLRAAGLALAGLSYGVVAVMLNRAAAGLRVHFLPAVHATLYALVLGAPPSSALLPDDFGAWFPWSLRAIVALAVIWGTVTWFAPWHHRPVEGAERREHAHSLVATFGGDTLAPFTLRRDKALYLHPEGPDAAGSASTLIAYRVVRGVALVSGDPIGPPSEAAAAIAAFRAMCAAHGWRFALLGASDRLLDTYRAAGLRPLYHGDEAIVGTAGFSLGGGEMKSVRQAVHRLERKGYRIEILTAGELGEAERGELSALEERWLGGAKRKGFVMELDELFRLDGDDALFVIGRDGAGVLVGFLEIAVCPASSSLSLSSMPRAEEAPNGLNAALIVSAISWAGEHGFEALSLNFSPAARLLDRDARRTGLRRVARRLVLVAKRLLGLQLDNLMMFNRHFGPRWQPRYLVVERLRHLPRVLVSAMAAERYLPFADLLRGRDWRRVEEAESPEPSRR
- a CDS encoding ATP-binding protein; this encodes MTDVGIFEWPPVASFIDREEHLARLDEWWGGAQELPINLHGRRRTGKSWLFRRFAHGKPAIILVARKAAAGKQLKDFAEQLEGALGIRPDIPDVPTLFRVLLRSARDRRILAVIDEFPYLLPRSKTDTDRVLSAIAAVLEDERDHSLLKLVLSGSTTAVMTSLQQEKNPMYGRLTPLVLRPLEYEKATAFLTTLEPIGRFERYAISGGMPRYLSLLGDGDLRTTICRRILDQNAPLFNEVRTSIEQELIQSGTYFSILEILAGGAKETAEIAAAMQSKLSEVTNYLSTLHDVGLVERENPFGALAGSKSGHWRLTDPFFAFWFRFVYPFQDSLESGLPPFDLFDSEVAPALSQLVSIVFEDWARRWTRMHLGPVATTVGRWWGRSLDSLRKSGERTSEEIDIVGAARSRVNVVGEAKWRAGAMRADVVKELDEFKIPALRQAGFKVSGELKIVLMSKNGYAPGLERLAESDDRLILVDVPAQLAP
- a CDS encoding ATP-binding cassette domain-containing protein, translated to MLNPDEPLLRVRGLYKSFGPVQALTDVSLDLPAGTVTALCGDNGAGKSVLIKCIAGTHESDRGQIFFEGRPVRIRSAREAAALGIETVYQDLALADNLDIVQNMFLGRERLRFGLLDENEMEHLAAQTLAGLKVTTVQSIRQPVGSLSGGQRQSVAVAKAVMWNSKLVIMDEPTAALGVTQTEMVLDLVSRLRDRGLAVALISHNLNDVFEVADRIAVLYLGRMVLEASIADFTRQQVIEYMTTGRLGTTEAAQRREEVAGRDAR